In the Flagellimonas sp. HMM57 genome, one interval contains:
- a CDS encoding bi-domain-containing oxidoreductase, whose amino-acid sequence MKQIIQDLKNGETILEEVPVPMTKSGCVLIKTSRTLVSLGTERMLVEFGKANFIQKAKQQPDKVKMVLNKVKTDGLKPTMDAVLNKLNQPLPLGYCNVGEVVGVGRGVTEFQVGDRVASNGNHAEYVNIPKNLVAKIPDNVSDEEAAFTVIGAIGLQGIRLLDPTFGETVVVVGLGLIGLVTAELLLGNGCNVIGFDYDPEKVRIAEEKGIVAINPAEGSDQVKFVESYTNGIGADGVIITASNKSNEIIAQSAQMCRKRGRVILVGVIGLDISRADFYEKEISFQVSCSYGPGRYDEEYEQKGNDYPIGYVRWTEKRNFEAILNAISKGTLDVKPLITERIPLKNFNKIYGDMGNSKSIASILEYDETEAPVNTVTIDTKSFEGKKGVIGIVGAGNFTSSTILPSLKKLSAEIKYIASSGGLSSTIMAKRHAIANSTSNYKEILNDADVDLVFITTQHHMHAPMVLETLKAGKSVFVEKPLALTENELELIIAEYDSQNVGISVGFNRRFAPLAKNMKKLLGNDDTPINIVATMNAGFIPADVWVHDMEIGGGRIIGEACHYIDLCTYLAGSRVKAVCMNAMGVNPEENTDNASILLQYENGSNAVINYFANGSKAYSKERVEIYSQERTMIMDNWRKLKTYGFKGGRNASSKQDKGHYNQFQTLLQQQQKGGDPIIPFNEIVNTTKASFAAIESLKKGKWISVD is encoded by the coding sequence ATGAAACAAATCATCCAAGACCTTAAAAACGGAGAAACCATCTTAGAAGAAGTACCAGTACCCATGACCAAATCGGGCTGTGTATTGATTAAAACTTCGCGTACCTTGGTTTCATTAGGTACAGAACGTATGTTGGTGGAGTTCGGTAAAGCCAATTTCATTCAAAAGGCCAAACAACAACCTGATAAGGTAAAAATGGTTTTGAACAAGGTCAAGACCGATGGACTGAAACCTACTATGGACGCTGTTCTCAATAAATTAAACCAACCTTTGCCACTAGGATATTGTAATGTAGGAGAGGTTGTGGGTGTAGGTCGAGGTGTTACCGAGTTTCAAGTAGGTGACCGCGTAGCCTCAAACGGCAATCATGCGGAATATGTGAATATTCCAAAAAATTTAGTGGCCAAGATTCCTGATAATGTAAGTGATGAAGAAGCTGCGTTTACCGTAATAGGCGCTATTGGATTACAGGGAATCCGTCTATTGGACCCAACGTTTGGGGAAACGGTTGTGGTAGTGGGGCTCGGGCTTATTGGTTTGGTAACCGCTGAGTTGCTCTTGGGCAATGGTTGCAATGTCATAGGATTTGATTATGACCCGGAAAAAGTTCGTATAGCCGAGGAAAAAGGTATTGTGGCTATTAACCCTGCGGAGGGCAGCGATCAGGTAAAATTTGTGGAATCCTATACCAACGGAATCGGTGCAGACGGTGTAATTATTACGGCTTCCAATAAAAGTAACGAGATTATAGCACAGTCAGCTCAAATGTGCAGAAAGCGGGGACGTGTTATCTTGGTCGGCGTAATCGGTCTGGATATAAGTCGAGCGGATTTTTATGAAAAAGAGATTTCATTTCAAGTTTCATGTTCCTATGGACCGGGTCGATATGACGAAGAATACGAACAAAAAGGAAATGATTACCCTATTGGCTATGTACGGTGGACGGAAAAACGAAACTTTGAAGCGATTCTCAATGCGATTTCCAAAGGTACTTTAGATGTCAAACCTTTAATTACCGAGCGTATACCCCTAAAGAATTTCAATAAAATCTATGGGGATATGGGCAATTCAAAGTCCATCGCATCAATTTTGGAATATGACGAAACGGAAGCTCCGGTCAATACGGTAACCATTGACACTAAGTCTTTTGAGGGAAAGAAAGGAGTTATCGGTATAGTAGGTGCAGGAAATTTTACCAGCTCCACCATACTTCCCAGTCTTAAGAAGTTGAGTGCAGAAATCAAATACATTGCAAGTTCTGGAGGATTGTCGTCAACAATCATGGCGAAGCGCCATGCCATTGCTAATTCCACATCCAATTATAAGGAAATATTGAACGATGCGGATGTGGATTTAGTATTCATTACCACTCAGCATCATATGCATGCACCTATGGTCTTGGAAACCCTAAAGGCGGGGAAAAGCGTTTTTGTGGAAAAACCTCTGGCGCTTACAGAAAATGAATTAGAACTCATTATTGCAGAATACGATAGTCAAAATGTTGGGATAAGCGTTGGATTTAATAGGCGTTTCGCACCTTTGGCCAAGAACATGAAAAAACTTTTGGGAAATGATGATACCCCAATAAATATTGTGGCGACGATGAACGCTGGTTTTATTCCTGCAGATGTTTGGGTACATGATATGGAAATCGGTGGTGGTCGAATTATAGGAGAAGCCTGCCATTATATTGATTTATGTACCTATTTGGCGGGTAGCCGTGTAAAGGCGGTTTGCATGAATGCCATGGGCGTGAATCCCGAAGAGAACACTGATAATGCTAGTATCTTGTTACAATATGAGAATGGTTCTAATGCGGTTATCAACTACTTTGCGAATGGCAGTAAAGCCTATTCCAAAGAACGCGTTGAGATTTATTCCCAAGAACGAACGATGATTATGGACAATTGGCGAAAGCTGAAGACTTATGGATTCAAAGGAGGCAGAAATGCTTCATCAAAACAAGACAAAGGCCATTACAATCAATTTCAGACATTGCTACAACAACAGCAAAAAGGGGGAGACCCTATTATTCCTTTTAATGAAATTGTAAATACGACCAAAGCATCCTTCGCTGCCATTGAATCGTTGAAAAAGGGCAAATGGATATCCGTAGATTAG
- a CDS encoding glycosyltransferase encodes MKILINISNLVKGGAIQVAKSFIEELDSDSRGYEYLVLCSKVLYSEMAQRLQKEDIVLYRIKNKVSLFGFSARKELSQIERKFNPDVVFSVFGPTYWKPKTRHLVGYAIPHYIYADVSPFFEKLDLFEKIKLKLRKEIKKILLKNSADFYVTETEDASNRLAAYLKINRLKIYTVSNTYHQVFLNSKINCEKFDFLDNDKRTKLLTVSAYYPHKNLGIIKSVLDLMGKDSEVIFVTTLPKKDFEHFKGYEDRILNVGPTDINYVPCLYQKCDFMFLPTLLECFSASYTEAMITGKPILTSNLPFATEICQEAALYFDPLDAADIKNTISKALDNEIYRSLQLNGKKRLGFFETSASRARKYISILEQIRTIS; translated from the coding sequence ATGAAGATACTAATTAATATTTCCAACCTGGTAAAGGGTGGTGCAATTCAAGTTGCTAAATCTTTTATTGAAGAGTTGGATAGTGATTCAAGAGGATATGAATATTTGGTTTTATGCTCTAAAGTGCTCTATAGCGAAATGGCTCAAAGGCTACAAAAAGAGGATATTGTACTATATCGTATAAAAAATAAAGTTTCTTTATTTGGATTTTCGGCAAGGAAAGAGTTATCGCAAATAGAGCGAAAATTTAACCCAGATGTAGTTTTCAGTGTGTTTGGCCCTACATATTGGAAACCAAAAACAAGGCATTTGGTTGGTTATGCCATTCCTCATTACATTTATGCAGATGTATCTCCTTTTTTCGAAAAGCTTGATTTATTTGAAAAAATAAAACTAAAGCTTAGAAAAGAGATTAAAAAAATTCTATTAAAAAATTCGGCTGATTTTTATGTCACAGAGACAGAAGATGCTTCTAATCGTTTAGCGGCTTACCTTAAAATTAATAGATTAAAAATATATACAGTATCAAATACATACCATCAAGTTTTTTTAAATTCAAAAATAAATTGTGAAAAGTTTGATTTTTTAGATAACGACAAACGCACTAAACTATTAACAGTTAGTGCATATTATCCACATAAGAACTTAGGGATTATTAAATCGGTATTGGATTTAATGGGAAAAGATTCAGAAGTTATTTTTGTCACTACTCTTCCCAAAAAAGATTTTGAGCATTTTAAAGGATATGAAGATAGGATTCTCAATGTTGGTCCCACTGATATTAATTACGTCCCCTGTTTGTACCAAAAATGCGATTTTATGTTTTTACCAACACTTTTGGAATGCTTTTCAGCATCATATACTGAAGCCATGATTACAGGAAAACCGATACTTACATCTAATTTGCCCTTTGCAACTGAAATATGTCAAGAAGCTGCTTTGTATTTTGACCCTCTCGATGCCGCGGATATAAAAAATACAATTAGCAAAGCGCTTGATAATGAAATTTATAGAAGTCTACAATTAAACGGTAAGAAAAGGTTGGGTTTTTTTGAAACTTCCGCTTCTAGGGCCAGAAAATATATAAGTATCTTGGAACAGATAAGAACAATTAGTTGA
- a CDS encoding alginate lyase family protein, translating to MDIRRLGLLFHTVKYLRFRQIYYRAYYFLRTRFFKKGYQRPLTGQVQPLSWQDLFEYTDSYKKNKEFEFLNLGHAFNSGIDWNYNTYGKLWTYNLNYFDFLNQELITLEEGLQLIKDYINTDEGLRDGKEPYPISLRGINWIKFLSKHSISDMEINQTLYSHYQILLHNLEYHLLGNHLLENGFSLFFGAYYFRDEVLYKKAIQILIKELDEQVLSDGAHFELSPMYHQILLHRLLDCIRLSQLNPWKEDTSFLKEKAVKMLSWLEAVTFSNGNIPMVNDSAYGIAPTSKQLFNYGKELGLDWAKGKLGDSGYRKFNQSNYELFVDVGNIGPTYQPGHAHSDTFSFELYVDKNPIIVDTGTSTYEKNALRQQERETESHNTVKVGNQEQTEVWGGFRVAKRAKIVKLEESPNHVQASHDGYSNLGIEHTRKVISEPSRIIIQDFLNKEVEENQTAYFHFHPSVKQIEIYENTVRLTKEDIRLTFKNSLELKQLSYQYAIGFNKREEAKKIAVSFRKTLNTQIDL from the coding sequence ATGGATATCCGTAGATTAGGATTACTTTTTCATACGGTAAAATATTTGCGATTCAGGCAAATCTATTATCGCGCCTATTACTTTCTGCGAACACGGTTCTTTAAAAAAGGCTACCAGCGACCGTTGACCGGGCAGGTTCAACCGCTCAGTTGGCAAGATCTTTTTGAATATACCGATAGTTATAAAAAAAACAAAGAGTTTGAATTCCTAAATCTAGGCCACGCTTTTAATTCAGGAATCGACTGGAATTACAACACTTATGGCAAGCTTTGGACCTATAACCTTAACTATTTCGACTTTCTCAACCAAGAGCTTATAACATTGGAAGAAGGGCTTCAGCTCATCAAGGATTATATCAATACCGATGAAGGATTAAGGGATGGTAAAGAGCCCTATCCGATTTCATTAAGAGGAATCAATTGGATAAAGTTTCTCTCTAAGCATTCGATTTCCGACATGGAAATCAATCAAACGCTTTACAGCCATTACCAAATCCTTCTTCATAATCTGGAATATCATCTTTTGGGAAACCATTTATTGGAAAATGGTTTTTCTCTGTTCTTTGGCGCATATTATTTTAGGGATGAGGTGTTATACAAAAAAGCAATTCAAATACTGATAAAGGAACTCGATGAACAGGTTTTGAGCGACGGCGCTCATTTTGAGCTTTCACCCATGTATCACCAAATACTTTTGCACCGATTGTTGGATTGTATCAGACTATCCCAACTGAATCCTTGGAAAGAGGATACTTCTTTCTTAAAAGAAAAGGCGGTTAAGATGCTCTCTTGGCTTGAAGCGGTAACATTCTCCAATGGAAATATCCCTATGGTCAACGATAGTGCATATGGAATCGCTCCAACATCAAAGCAGCTATTTAACTATGGGAAAGAACTGGGATTGGATTGGGCAAAAGGAAAACTTGGGGATTCAGGTTATCGGAAATTTAATCAGTCCAATTATGAGCTCTTTGTAGATGTGGGAAATATAGGACCTACTTACCAACCTGGCCATGCGCATTCAGACACCTTTAGTTTTGAACTATACGTGGACAAAAATCCAATCATTGTAGATACTGGAACATCTACCTATGAGAAGAATGCGTTACGTCAACAAGAACGAGAAACGGAATCGCATAATACGGTTAAAGTGGGAAATCAAGAACAAACCGAGGTTTGGGGGGGGTTTCGAGTAGCAAAAAGAGCTAAAATCGTCAAGCTGGAAGAGTCACCGAACCATGTTCAAGCATCCCATGATGGATATAGTAACTTAGGAATCGAACATACAAGAAAAGTTATTTCTGAACCTTCTCGAATTATCATTCAAGATTTCTTAAATAAAGAAGTTGAGGAGAATCAAACAGCATATTTTCATTTTCACCCGTCGGTAAAGCAAATAGAGATTTATGAGAATACGGTAAGGTTAACTAAAGAAGACATTCGTTTAACTTTTAAAAACTCTTTAGAATTAAAACAATTATCGTATCAATATGCGATAGGATTTAATAAAAGAGAGGAAGCCAAAAAAATTGCGGTATCTTTTCGTAAAACCCTAAATACCCAGATTGATTTATGA
- a CDS encoding EpsG family protein, which translates to MRIDKNLLISGVGLLLSPFLALPGVILGILKKQSSALFLLAVLFGLVEYQIIPKIIDDLARHYDLFEDMSSMSISRFFKYLSTRPDFLFYWIMYIFSKLGFSARFFASTVVFFILSNFFLVFHRLFNKYSSRLFTAGLLMLLLSFQWKLLLMGLRNYWGFSFVLLAFYFYFFEKSKKGHIYLILACFIHFSSILFVPVYIFFGRVKNEDLLCRVLFICSLGFVFIPKEALLVMVTLLPLKGNLQQKALGYLTGLDVIEEAMQESFGAVILYYIKILWTYFAYLYLLFTYKRKSLLRNMVYILVFTMNIFSAAPDIFTRIGYVVRPMMVFLILFELAKGYKNKFYLQLFFLILLLYTSTLVFILKDVLFNSLFDINSLITLMLLVEDAPLSEIY; encoded by the coding sequence ATGCGAATTGATAAAAATTTATTAATCAGTGGAGTAGGGCTTTTATTAAGCCCCTTTTTGGCTTTGCCTGGAGTTATTTTAGGAATACTCAAGAAGCAAAGCTCGGCCCTTTTTCTTCTAGCTGTTCTCTTTGGTCTAGTAGAATATCAAATCATCCCCAAAATAATAGATGACCTTGCCAGACATTATGACTTATTTGAAGATATGTCATCTATGTCTATCAGTAGATTCTTCAAGTATTTAAGCACAAGACCCGATTTCCTTTTTTATTGGATAATGTATATATTCTCTAAGTTGGGATTTTCGGCTCGTTTCTTCGCCAGTACTGTTGTCTTTTTTATATTAAGTAATTTTTTTCTGGTCTTTCATAGACTTTTTAACAAGTATTCTTCTAGGCTCTTTACTGCTGGATTACTTATGCTCTTGCTTTCTTTTCAATGGAAACTTCTTCTTATGGGCCTTAGAAATTATTGGGGCTTTTCTTTTGTTTTATTGGCCTTCTATTTTTATTTCTTTGAAAAATCGAAAAAAGGGCATATCTATCTTATCTTGGCTTGTTTCATACACTTCTCTTCCATTTTATTCGTCCCAGTATATATTTTTTTCGGAAGGGTAAAAAATGAAGATTTGCTATGTCGCGTTTTGTTCATATGCTCACTTGGTTTTGTTTTCATTCCAAAGGAAGCACTTTTGGTTATGGTGACTCTACTGCCCTTAAAAGGGAATTTGCAGCAAAAGGCTCTGGGATATTTAACGGGCCTTGATGTTATCGAAGAAGCTATGCAAGAATCGTTTGGAGCCGTAATTCTTTATTACATTAAAATTTTATGGACCTATTTTGCGTATTTATATTTGCTTTTTACGTACAAAAGAAAATCCTTGTTAAGGAATATGGTCTATATACTGGTTTTTACAATGAACATCTTTTCCGCAGCTCCGGACATTTTCACCAGAATTGGTTATGTCGTTAGGCCTATGATGGTTTTTCTCATACTTTTTGAACTTGCTAAGGGCTATAAGAATAAGTTTTACCTTCAACTATTTTTTCTAATTCTACTACTATATACATCAACACTGGTATTTATTCTCAAGGATGTCCTTTTTAATAGTCTTTTTGATATAAACTCCTTGATTACCTTAATGCTACTAGTTGAAGATGCTCCCTTAAGTGAAATCTATTAA
- a CDS encoding oligosaccharide flippase family protein, whose amino-acid sequence MKLLNGLNNQFVKNVSFLASGTFIAQCVGVLAAPILSRLYDQNDFGYLGGVVTLSLILSSTATLKFEMAIVPAKQDKEKNALIMLSTVSLVGFVLFFCLVGLFDPGVLKALSGIEFGVKGTLLIGTLSLILGVNAILIQLTNREKKYKRLAKKSIFDKLSLTGSQLLLAFFIGTGISLVLGNIIGAVFGLLILLPPFWKELISINHNIRVLKKTAKKFYRYPLYTAPQNLLNSVSQGLPVIMFGSYFGVIEVGAYFFAMRILQLPSALIGNSVRQVFFKEAAEHDENHLLLKKKFKKVTFTLLLVALAPMGVLFFMGDSIFAFAFGPEWTKAGDYASWMFLWVGLMFANPPSSAMYYILNRQKQQLFIEIVSFTLRFFSLYYGGLAGSMLLSVKLFSLTGILVNLIYIGYIFYILEHGNFNRR is encoded by the coding sequence AATGCGTGGGAGTCTTGGCAGCCCCCATACTCTCTAGACTATACGATCAAAACGATTTTGGTTATTTAGGAGGTGTGGTGACACTATCTTTGATACTCTCCAGTACGGCGACCTTAAAGTTTGAAATGGCCATCGTCCCTGCAAAGCAGGATAAAGAAAAAAATGCATTGATAATGCTATCGACGGTTAGTCTGGTTGGTTTTGTTTTGTTTTTTTGTTTGGTAGGTTTGTTTGACCCAGGAGTTCTGAAAGCTCTTAGTGGGATAGAATTTGGTGTAAAAGGAACATTGCTTATTGGCACATTGTCATTGATCTTAGGGGTTAATGCCATATTAATACAATTAACAAACAGAGAAAAAAAATACAAGCGGTTAGCCAAGAAATCCATTTTTGATAAATTATCATTGACCGGGAGTCAGCTTCTTTTAGCTTTTTTTATCGGTACAGGCATAAGCTTGGTTCTAGGAAACATTATTGGAGCTGTTTTTGGCCTGTTAATACTTCTCCCACCTTTTTGGAAAGAATTGATTTCAATCAATCATAATATTAGAGTTTTAAAAAAAACAGCAAAAAAGTTTTACCGATATCCACTTTATACTGCTCCCCAAAACCTGTTAAATTCGGTATCACAAGGTTTACCTGTTATCATGTTTGGAAGTTATTTTGGTGTAATTGAAGTAGGGGCATATTTTTTTGCCATGCGAATTTTACAACTACCATCAGCTTTAATTGGTAATTCGGTAAGACAGGTTTTTTTTAAAGAGGCAGCTGAACATGATGAAAACCATTTGCTTTTGAAAAAGAAGTTTAAAAAAGTCACTTTTACATTGCTTTTAGTTGCTTTGGCCCCAATGGGTGTTCTTTTTTTTATGGGAGACTCAATTTTCGCTTTTGCTTTTGGTCCAGAGTGGACTAAGGCGGGCGATTATGCCAGTTGGATGTTTCTTTGGGTCGGTCTTATGTTCGCAAACCCACCTTCATCTGCAATGTATTATATATTAAATAGGCAAAAGCAACAATTGTTTATTGAAATAGTTTCTTTTACTCTAAGATTTTTTAGTCTTTATTACGGGGGTCTTGCTGGAAGTATGTTACTAAGCGTAAAGCTTTTCTCATTAACAGGGATACTTGTAAATCTTATATATATCGGGTACATTTTTTATATTTTGGAACATGGAAATTTTAATAGGAGGTGA
- a CDS encoding glycosyltransferase, with product MNKRSIMLVIPTYKSGGMERIMNELGNLWSDQGHHIEILFLVSHKPFYPIHPKITQIIKPDFRYKKTVLSKIWYSIRLLFFVRRKMSKSKAKAVLSFGEVYNSFVLLAGLFLGKKIFVSDRNSPFIKRKRHFEWLRNVLYPKAAGIIAQTEASKDFLLKKTGNPNIKVIPNPVRTFKESKEERRRERNIILNIGRLEKQKNQIALIRIFKKIGMLDWELHILGGGSLKKVLENEIERLDLTPYVKLHGIQKNVGEFMSRSSIFAMTSIFEGYPNALIEAMAFPLASISYDCDTGPREIIKNDENGFLVELNNEEQFAEKLEGLMRLPQKRLMFENESSKLGFKQSLNIIAEKYLNFLFYEDTN from the coding sequence ATGAACAAACGAAGTATAATGTTGGTGATTCCCACGTATAAAAGTGGTGGTATGGAAAGAATTATGAATGAGTTGGGTAATTTATGGAGCGATCAAGGGCATCATATTGAAATACTCTTTCTAGTGAGCCATAAACCATTTTATCCCATTCACCCAAAAATCACCCAAATTATTAAGCCAGATTTCAGGTATAAAAAAACTGTACTTTCCAAAATATGGTATTCTATAAGGCTCTTATTCTTTGTAAGGCGTAAAATGTCCAAAAGTAAGGCCAAAGCAGTTCTGAGCTTTGGAGAAGTATACAATTCCTTTGTTTTGTTGGCTGGGCTTTTTTTAGGAAAAAAAATATTTGTGTCCGATAGAAATAGCCCTTTCATAAAAAGAAAAAGACATTTTGAATGGCTCAGAAACGTGCTATACCCAAAAGCTGCAGGAATAATAGCGCAAACAGAGGCCTCAAAGGATTTTCTTCTCAAGAAAACAGGGAATCCTAATATAAAGGTCATACCGAACCCTGTACGTACATTCAAGGAGTCTAAAGAAGAAAGGCGTAGAGAGAGAAATATAATTCTGAATATAGGAAGATTAGAAAAACAGAAAAATCAAATCGCCTTGATACGGATATTCAAAAAAATTGGAATGTTAGACTGGGAACTACATATTTTGGGAGGAGGATCTTTGAAAAAAGTTTTGGAAAATGAAATTGAACGTCTCGATTTGACACCCTATGTCAAGTTGCACGGTATCCAGAAAAATGTGGGCGAATTCATGTCAAGGAGTAGTATTTTTGCAATGACATCCATTTTTGAAGGATACCCGAACGCCCTAATAGAAGCGATGGCATTTCCTTTAGCATCTATAAGTTATGATTGCGATACGGGGCCACGAGAGATTATCAAAAACGATGAGAATGGTTTTTTGGTCGAATTAAATAATGAAGAACAGTTTGCCGAAAAATTGGAAGGACTTATGAGATTGCCCCAAAAAAGATTAATGTTTGAGAATGAGTCTTCCAAATTAGGATTTAAGCAATCACTTAATATCATTGCCGAAAAATATTTGAATTTTCTCTTTTATGAAGATACTAATTAA
- a CDS encoding O-antigen ligase: MFKPPTKVINKEYNIPFIALSVIFFMLPVGGKALPIAIFLFVLMSLMFGDWSSWKTNFSKVSKIYVPLLLFYSLYIIGFFISDETDSALKQLEHKVSFFLFPFLMPLVKVSDKQRDTLFKLFILGCTMICVVSFLHFFYVSIFLDEYCILGEKPEGNRIGTAIEYLSNHFIVVNVHRTYFSMYLLLAVYYIVFDLLGQPRPRGNKNMKKLIMELLALLMLASVIFCVQSKIIVGLLVVSGIVLPIFSPISIRKKIIFILSFLVLTFAFKETLYSRFNNSIQQIKYILSPGKDQNKSFTNQLRPGSTEIRYILYKSAIQLIEEKPIFGYGTGDVKKVLRVQNEKNKFTSIAHLNYGPHSQVLEVLIGSGIIGFLVLLSVFFCPIIEGIRFKNYFMVAFALAIFFCCLIESFLTRQDGIILTSLFISVFASISKKEHI; encoded by the coding sequence ATGTTTAAACCTCCAACAAAAGTAATAAATAAGGAATACAATATTCCTTTTATTGCCCTTTCCGTGATTTTCTTTATGCTTCCTGTAGGTGGTAAAGCATTGCCTATTGCCATTTTCCTTTTTGTTCTGATGAGTTTGATGTTTGGCGATTGGAGTTCTTGGAAAACCAATTTTAGTAAAGTAAGTAAAATTTATGTGCCTCTTTTATTGTTTTACAGTCTTTATATTATAGGGTTTTTTATTTCGGATGAAACGGATAGTGCCTTAAAACAGCTGGAACATAAAGTTTCCTTTTTTCTTTTTCCTTTTTTGATGCCCCTGGTCAAGGTGTCTGATAAACAGAGAGATACACTTTTCAAGCTATTTATCTTGGGCTGCACTATGATTTGTGTTGTTTCATTTCTGCATTTCTTCTATGTATCTATTTTTTTAGATGAGTACTGTATTCTGGGTGAAAAACCTGAGGGAAATCGTATCGGAACAGCTATAGAGTACTTAAGCAACCACTTCATAGTTGTGAATGTCCATAGAACTTATTTTTCTATGTATTTACTTTTAGCTGTCTATTATATAGTTTTTGATTTGCTGGGTCAGCCAAGGCCAAGAGGGAACAAAAACATGAAAAAGCTTATTATGGAGCTATTGGCATTGTTGATGTTGGCAAGTGTAATTTTTTGTGTTCAATCTAAGATTATAGTTGGCCTGTTGGTTGTGTCAGGGATAGTGTTGCCTATATTCAGCCCAATAAGCATTCGAAAGAAAATTATTTTCATTCTGAGTTTCTTAGTTTTAACCTTTGCTTTTAAAGAGACGCTCTACAGCCGATTTAACAATTCTATACAACAAATTAAATACATTTTATCTCCAGGAAAAGACCAGAATAAAAGCTTTACGAACCAACTTAGGCCCGGGAGCACAGAAATTAGGTATATACTGTACAAATCTGCAATCCAGTTAATAGAAGAAAAACCAATATTTGGATATGGAACGGGTGATGTGAAAAAAGTATTGAGGGTACAAAATGAAAAAAACAAATTTACAAGTATAGCCCATTTGAATTATGGTCCGCATAGCCAAGTTTTGGAGGTTTTGATTGGGAGCGGAATTATTGGATTTTTAGTACTATTGTCAGTTTTCTTTTGTCCCATTATTGAAGGCATAAGATTCAAAAACTATTTTATGGTAGCTTTTGCATTGGCTATATTTTTCTGTTGCTTGATTGAATCCTTTTTAACAAGGCAAGATGGTATTATACTTACATCGTTATTTATTAGCGTTTTCGCCTCGATTTCAAAAAAAGAACATATTTAA
- a CDS encoding CapA family protein — MEILIGGDVFLGGAIENRAINEPHKIWGDSLELFSKADLSIINLESPITTENIGISKTGPCIKASTKSVETLKKADINLVTLANNHILDYGEAGLLETIRTCQENNIEFVGAGKNLKDAQTPYFIESENQRIAILNFAENEWASAKKDSAGANPMNFIDNLAQIKETRKIADLIILIIHGGHEFNPYPSPRMVKQYRFYADSGVDLIVGHHTHCVSGFEIHNNVPIIYSLGNLIFHNTTNWENWFTGILLKFNSKSIKKFEIIPFHQNIDGIRLYSKQEKETFFQDTVLPINKAIENESELQEKWRLFVEKEYANRLFILNSKRSIFFRILKKIGLQKKVLNRRDLMDLHNFFRCEAHYDLSLEVLDKFHRTE, encoded by the coding sequence ATGGAAATTTTAATAGGAGGTGATGTATTTTTAGGAGGGGCCATTGAGAACAGAGCAATAAACGAACCTCACAAAATTTGGGGCGATTCTTTGGAATTGTTCTCAAAAGCGGATTTATCCATTATAAATCTGGAATCTCCTATTACCACTGAGAATATAGGGATATCTAAAACTGGCCCTTGTATAAAAGCTTCAACCAAGAGCGTTGAGACATTAAAGAAGGCAGATATCAATCTAGTTACATTGGCCAACAATCACATCCTTGATTATGGAGAAGCAGGTCTTTTAGAAACTATTCGAACATGCCAAGAGAACAATATTGAGTTTGTGGGAGCAGGAAAGAATTTGAAAGATGCCCAAACACCGTATTTTATAGAATCTGAAAATCAACGGATTGCAATATTAAATTTTGCAGAAAATGAATGGGCCTCAGCAAAAAAGGATAGTGCAGGCGCAAACCCAATGAACTTTATAGACAATTTAGCCCAAATAAAGGAAACAAGAAAAATAGCTGATTTAATTATACTAATTATTCATGGTGGACATGAGTTTAATCCCTATCCTAGCCCAAGGATGGTAAAACAATATCGATTTTATGCAGATAGTGGTGTGGATTTAATAGTCGGCCATCATACACATTGTGTTAGTGGTTTTGAAATTCACAACAATGTGCCTATAATATACAGTCTTGGCAATCTTATTTTTCATAATACGACAAACTGGGAAAACTGGTTTACAGGTATTCTATTAAAATTTAATTCAAAATCAATCAAAAAATTTGAGATTATACCATTTCACCAAAATATAGATGGTATACGCCTATACTCCAAACAAGAAAAAGAAACTTTCTTTCAAGATACTGTATTGCCAATAAATAAAGCCATTGAAAATGAGAGTGAACTACAAGAGAAATGGAGACTGTTTGTTGAAAAAGAATATGCGAATAGGCTATTTATATTAAACAGTAAAAGATCTATTTTTTTTAGGATACTTAAAAAAATTGGGTTGCAAAAAAAAGTTTTAAATAGAAGAGACTTAATGGACCTACACAATTTCTTTAGATGTGAAGCACACTATGACTTAAGTTTGGAAGTATTGGATAAATTTCATAGGACAGAATAA